One part of the Streptomyces sp. AM 2-1-1 genome encodes these proteins:
- a CDS encoding Ldh family oxidoreductase, protein MSDQPTPQPGKVLVPAEDLRTFAAALLEKGGLDSEAARTTADVFVWAALRGVDSHGIARVPAYLDLLAKGVANAGAEITVESSSPAVTVLDADHAPGPVALTAAAAEAVNRARTSGIAAVGVRRTVHTGAIGYYVSKIAEHGLIGIGFVSGMPNMGYTGVKGAAVATSPLAVAVPADAQAPLVLDMATATIALGKIRQARASGTPLPEGAAATADGTPTTDPEQAVMPLPLGGAKGSGMSIAFELLTSVLVGAPIFASFHSDDPGGREHRQNALLIALDPAAFGDPAAFTAAVDTTLTTLKALPRADDASGVFYPGERSAALAVERAGKGLPVAPKVWRDLTERAAGFGITPPEPVAAG, encoded by the coding sequence ATGTCCGACCAGCCCACCCCCCAGCCCGGCAAGGTCCTGGTCCCCGCCGAGGACCTGCGCACCTTCGCCGCCGCCCTCCTGGAGAAGGGGGGACTCGACTCCGAGGCCGCCCGCACCACCGCGGACGTGTTCGTCTGGGCCGCGCTGCGCGGAGTCGACTCCCACGGCATCGCCCGCGTCCCCGCCTACCTCGACCTGCTCGCCAAGGGCGTCGCCAACGCCGGGGCCGAGATCACCGTCGAGTCGTCGAGCCCGGCCGTCACCGTCCTCGACGCCGACCACGCGCCCGGCCCGGTGGCCCTCACCGCCGCCGCCGCCGAAGCGGTGAACCGGGCCCGGACCAGCGGCATCGCCGCCGTCGGAGTCCGCCGCACCGTCCACACCGGCGCCATCGGCTACTACGTCTCGAAGATCGCCGAACACGGCCTCATCGGCATCGGCTTCGTCTCCGGCATGCCCAACATGGGGTACACCGGCGTCAAGGGCGCCGCCGTCGCCACCAGCCCGCTCGCCGTCGCGGTGCCGGCCGACGCCCAGGCACCGCTCGTCCTCGACATGGCCACCGCCACCATCGCCCTGGGCAAGATCCGCCAGGCCAGGGCGAGCGGAACCCCGCTGCCCGAGGGCGCGGCGGCCACCGCCGACGGCACCCCGACCACCGACCCGGAACAGGCCGTCATGCCGCTGCCGCTGGGCGGTGCCAAGGGCTCCGGCATGTCGATCGCCTTCGAGCTGCTCACCAGCGTGCTCGTGGGCGCGCCGATCTTCGCCTCCTTCCACTCGGACGACCCGGGGGGCCGCGAGCACCGCCAGAACGCGCTGCTCATCGCGCTCGACCCGGCTGCCTTCGGCGACCCGGCGGCTTTCACCGCCGCCGTGGACACCACGCTGACCACCCTCAAGGCCCTGCCGCGGGCGGACGACGCCTCCGGCGTGTTCTACCCCGGCGAGCGGAGCGCCGCCCTCGCCGTGGAGCGGGCCGGGAAGGGCCTGCCGGTGGCCCCGAAGGTCTGGCGCGACCTCACCGAGCGTGCCGCCGGATTCGGCATCACGCCGCCGGAGCCGGTGGCGGCGGGCTGA